One Aphidius gifuensis isolate YNYX2018 linkage group LG5, ASM1490517v1, whole genome shotgun sequence genomic region harbors:
- the LOC122858212 gene encoding trinucleotide repeat-containing gene 6C protein-like isoform X3, with the protein MFPHNNSSHEISIETNAFVQNSKWDVVLEESSLSGAREEKRPEHARHCDNEFINSSSSMMAALTSHPKAIATNDFLTVLPHQFDFCNVILGELSFANGGEACQSMATVITNKKNNNSTNHLQINDNNIDIKLKLNNHNNAEHNHHKYRKQNTSDSLDQQLNSFADKYKSTCKLLSDNKNSFSYLSIRVLNLSVRNYDMINDMQISIVGKYSLVRILKSETTHRLFMYFNNLVNDNCYIYQNNNNNNKKYYNNNNNNNYKVKANINIISNNKNNYNKSKSVILLSSTKSVDNYMIVYDNGYADVDDVEVPVYFLEYKFDAMINFSTMILNKNNDNNKLLLQQTFKLLVSNLNNNNNNVNDNINNNIKMMIMAYLKASYYSSNTLIIVKNNEFTDHTLQSIIDNLTQVRALSPIIISQFIQSHVTVGKLTQRICVPLLINKINKAYNNYKNKECNIVVDGVDDDDDDDNVAVCYKTSYLMTNNNSNGISCTEATIFTVGALSFQDNDDDDNNNKYQISNKIDIDKCNNIVKSLSKSKISDKSSNKSETSHYARLDDNNNNNNNINNNNNNDIVKYVRSNVNIPILTTCEPTMTLKSQSATVTSQPTSVPVSRYLIEMNNNVNNINIMTNNKSSSINIKNNNNNNNNNFNNNFNNNNDEKIINTTDALTASQNWTRLIAYVRKLIFSYQQEYKNNNEKIYINQRNEIKEILNNLFGSNDNTSKLSNNDTQSSKIYNTINDYKKRWGIPLILSLVGGGEGSLNTSGGSTNWGTTPTTTTPTTPNNNNNNANQSGWGSTPGNPSQSSTNWTTNNVNRPLSGNQNPIQGTTVNPIQGTTGTVNKVISTGQPTNQPVVTQTTNPTQTTNQNQSSSWPQGKPNNPIQGQNLPTGPNNNSNNNNNNGNNNGNGNNGGQIPAAITSNNNNNNNTVQSPTGPAVGVGVSNISNVGGGGGTSSSGVGGGGGGGSSGSSSGSGSGSVTGSSNAQPATNTVSVSSPTSSNPSTKQQLEQLSTMKEALFSTEGWGCQFVNQDTNWDVPQSPEPPVAKDGTPMWKPPVNNGTDLWEANLRNGGQPPPQQQAKTPWGHTPSTNIGGTWGEDDESADSSNMWSGAPAPGQQNATAQWPGTTGSQTTSNWGDPRIDPRDPRDLRTVDPREMRDPRDHRMSMDPREHLRTMDPMVRDPRMNDMRGDPRGISGRLNGASADAMWGQPPGPPQHHQMGGHQHPSGPPTNKMLNPSSMSQWGGQPPKEIKPSGWEEPSPPTQRRNVPNYDDGTSLWGNPAVNQRGNGDGRGNGNGNGSIGGVGGGVGGVGSGIGGNSNGAGVGLGNSGVGSVGVGNPMASNKVSHWKDLPTPNLGRGNMQCPPGMPHNRMPGSGGGNGGQPGMKPDVGGPMWGHPGGPGGPGGRNGSWGDGPHDTTNWDEPKTPTSWNEPQLNPTNWNGPSVPKAKTPMGPGGNWGEPDMEPTPSWAHSVKPTLTKEIIWNSREFRYLCDLGYKKEDVETALRSREMNRDEAQELLGQVRSLDQWRRHDGPSNYDPNNQSSMSSAYPKFSHVAQQIFPPGECLAVRPSGTATGGVSASVASASLLKLQQQQQQQQQQQQQQQQHQQQQQQQQQNAVQLQQHQQQSNANPSQPPFNQASRTPQNPPSTQQLRMLVQQIQLAVQEGYLNQQILNQPLAPPTLILLNQLLQQIKVLQQLHQQHSVQSTLKVNSQTVLQISVQITKTKQQISNLQNQIAIQQATFMKQQQQQQQQQQQQQHPAQSQSDYYKPSVHDPMSVLQNSFSDLGMNKEQPLSQQGSRLNQWKLPSLDKDIDITGNEFSRAPGTTSKPLQAPHTHGSPNMNPLLGQGDSTWSTRLGDSGWPDAVNNDATDGKDWQPGSAAFNDLVPEFEPGKPWKMKSIEDDPSITPGSVAQNVDTSIPSLSNSTWTFNPPPTATTPSAFGSSKNTWTDSAPPPTAVTSELWGVPMNKARQGPPPGLVGKGVSGGNGGGGGGGGGGNASNGWTGLGGVSRSSSSWGLQSGVGSVGGGNGGNGGNGGWLVSGTWLLLKNLTPQIDGSTLKTLCMQHGPVQDFRLYLNHGIALTKYSTRDEASKAQGALNNCVLGNTTIFAESPVDNEVHTLLQQLSQGSAQHQQGGGSGGSGWGMRPTNKAGPPSDTWGGSSSQLWGASPVTNSLWSNSGLDGSDTQRTTPSSLNSYLPGDLLGGESM; encoded by the exons ATGTTTCCCCACAATAATAGTTCACATGAGATTTCTATCGAAACAAATGCCTTCGTACAAAATTCCAAG tgGGATGTAGTATTAGAGGAAAGTAGTCTGAGTGGGGCGCGGGAAGAGAAACGACCTGAGCATGCTAGACACTGTGATAACGAATTCAtaaacagcagcagcagcatgATGGCAGCACTTACCAGCCACCCCAAAGCTATCGCCACCAATGACTTCTTAACCGTCCTGCCACACCAATTTG ATTTTTGTAATGTTATTTTAGGTGAGCTTAGCTTTGCCAATGGTGGTGAGGCATGCCAATCAATGGCTACAGtaatcacaaataaaaaaaataataattcaacaaatcaccttcaaattaatgataataatattgatataaaattaaaattaaataatcacaaTAATGCAGAACATAATCATCACAAGTACAGAAAACAAAACACATCAGACTCACTTGATCAGCAATTAAACAGCTTTGCTGATAAGTACAAGTCTACGTGTAAGCTGTTAAGTGATAATAAGAATAGCTTTAGTTATCTAAGCATTAGGGTACTAAATCTAAGTGTACGTAATTATGACATGATAAATGATATGCAAATTTCAATCGTTGGAAAATATAGCCTAGTTAGGATACTCAAGTCTGAAACAACCCATCGATTGTTTATGTATTTCAATAATCTTGTCAATGATAATTGTTACatctatcaaaataataacaacaacaacaaaaaatactacaacaacaacaacaacaacaactataAAGTTAAGgctaatattaatataataagtaataataaaaataattataataaatcaaagtcTGTGATATTGCTCAGCTCAACCAAGTCTGTTGACAATTATATGATTGTTTATGACAATGGTTATGCTGACGTTGACGATGTTGAAGTACCAGTTTATTTTCTCGAATATAAATTTGACgcgatgataaatttttcgacAATGATTCTCAACAAAAAcaacgataataataaattactattacaacaaacatttaaattactcgtgtcaaatttaaataataataataataatgttaatgataatattaataataatattaaaatgatgattatgGCATATCTCAAAGCCAGTTATTATTCTTCCAATACGCTTATTATCGTTAAAAATAACGAATTCACCGACCACACTTTGCAATCTATCATTGATAATCTCACTCAAGTCCGAGCATTGTctccaataattatttctcaaTTTATTCAATCGCACGTCACCGTAGGCAAGTTGACGCAACGCATATGTGTTccattattgattaataaaattaataaggcttataataattataaaaataaagagtgtaatattgttgttgatggtgttgatgatgatgatgatgatgataatgtcgCTGTGTGCTACAAGACTAGTTATTTAAtgactaataataatagtaatggtATTAGTTGTACCGAAGCAACAATATTCACTGTTGGTGCTCTTTCATTTCaggataatgatgatgatgataataataataagtatcaaatatcaaataaaattgatattgataaatgtaACAATATTGTTAAGTCTCTATCTAAGTCTAAAATAAGTGATAAGTCTAGCAATAAGTCTGAAACGTCTCATTATGCTCGACTTGAcgataacaacaacaacaacaacaacataaacaacaataataataatgacattgtAAAATATGTCAGGTCGAACGTCAACATTCCTATACTGACTACCTGCGAGCCTACGATGACGCTTAAAAGCCAATCAGCTACCGTCACATCCCAACCAACAAGCGTACCTGTTTCTCGTTATCTTATCGAGatgaataataatgtcaacaatattaatattatgacaaataataaatcatcatcaattaatatcaaaaacaacaacaacaacaacaacaataattttaataataattttaataataataatgatgaaaaaataataaatacaactgATGCATTGACAGCAAGTCAAAATTGGACAAGACTGATTGCATATGTTcgtaaacttattttttcttatcaacaagaatataaaaataataatgaaaaaatatatataaaccaaCGCAATGAAATCAAAGAAattcttaataatttatttggttcaAATGACAATACATcaaaattgtcaaataatgATACTCAATCATcgaaaatttacaatacaataaatgattataaaaaaagatggggaataccattgatattatcaCTTGTTGGAGGTGGTGAAGGTTCATTAAATACAAGTGGTGGTAGTACAAATTGGGgtacaacaccaacaacaacaacaccaacaactccaaataataataataataatgcaaatcAATCTGGTTGGGGTAGTACACCTGGTAATCCATcacaatcatcaacaaattggACAACAAATAATGTTAATCGTCCATTAAGTGGTAATCAAAATCCAATTCAAGGTACAACTGTTAATCCAATACAAGGTACAACTGGTACTGTTAATAAAGTTATAAGTACTGGTCAACCAACAAATCAACCAGTTGTAACACAAACAACAAATCCAACTCAAACAACAAATCAAAATCAAAGCAGTTCATGGCCACAAGGAAAACCAAATAATCCAATTCAGGGACAAAATTTACCTACTGgtccaaataataatagtaataataataataataatggtaataataatggtaatggTAATAATGGTGGACAAATACCAGCAGCTAttacaagtaataataataataataataatacagttCAAAGTCCAACTGGTCCTGctgttggtgttggtgttaGTAATATAAGTAATGTTGGTGGCGGTGGTGGTACTAGTAGTAGTGGTGTTGGTggaggaggaggaggaggaaGTAGTGGTAGTAGTAGTGGTAGTGGAAGTGGTAGTGTAACTGGTAGCTCAAATGCTCAACCTGCTACAAATACTGTTAGTGTTAGTAGTCCAACAAGCAGTAATCCATCAACAAAACAACAACTTGAACAATTAAGTACAATGAAAGAAGCTTTATTTAGTACAGAAGGATGGGGTTGTCAATTTGTTAATCAAGATACAAATTGGGATGTACCACAATCACCTGAACCACCAGTTGCTAAAGATGGTACACCAATGTGGAAACCACCAGTTAATAATGGTACTGATTTATGGGAAGCAAATTTACGTAATGGTGGACAACCACCACCACAACAACAAGCTAAAACACCATGGGGTCATACACCATCAACAAATATTGGTGGTACATGGGGTGAAGATGATGAATCAGCTGATTCATCAAATATGTGGAGTGGTGCACCAGCACCAGGACAACAAAATGCAACAGCACAATGGCCAGGTACAACTGGTTCACAAACAACATCAAATTGGGGTGATCCAAGAATTGATCCACGTGATCCACGTGATTTAAGAACAGTTGATCCACGTGAAATGCGTGATCCACGTGATCATCGTATGTCAATGGATCCAAGAGAACATTTACGTACAATGGATCCAATGGTACGTGATCCAAGAATGAATGATATGCGTGGTGATCCAAGAGGTATTTCTGGTAGATTAAATGGTGCAAGTGCTGATGCTATGTGGGGACAACCACCTGGTCCAccacaacatcatcaaatggGTGGACATCAACATCCATCTGGACcaccaacaaataaaatgttaaatccATCAAGTATGAGTCAATGGGGTGGACAACCACCAAAAGAAATTAAACCATCTGGTTGGGAAGAACCATCACCACCAACACAACGACGTAATGTACCAAATTATGATGATGGTACAAGTCTTTGGGGTAATCCAGCTGTAAATCAACGTGGTAATGGTGATGGTCGTGGTAATGGTAATGGTAATGGTAGTattggtggtgttggtggtggAGTTGGTGGAGTTGGTAGTGGTATTGGTGGTAATAGCAATGGTGCTGGTGTAGGACTTGGTAATTCTGGTGTTGGTAGTGTAGGAGTTGGTAATCCAATGGCTAGTAATAAAGTATCACACTGGAAAGATTTACCAACACCAAATTTGGGACGTGGTAATATGCAATGTCCACCTGGAATGCCACATAATCGAATGCCTGGTAGTGGAGGAGGTAATGGTGGACAACCAGGAATGAAACCAGATGTTGGAGGACCAATGTGGGGACATCCTGGTGGTCCAGGTGGTCCTGGTGGTAGAAATGGTTCATGGGGAGATGGACCACATGATACAACTAATTGGGATGAACCAAAAACACCAACATCATGGAATGAGCCACAATTAAATCCAACAAATTGGAATGGTCCATCAGTACCAAAAGCTAAAACTCCAATGGGACCTGGTGGTAATTGGGGTGAACCTGATATGGAACCAACACCAAGCTGGGCACATTCTGTTAAGCCTACATTAACTAAAGAAATTATTTGGAACAGCAGAGAGTTCCGTTATCTCTGCGATTTGGGTTACaag aaagaagATGTTGAAACAGCTTTGAGAAGTCGTGAAATGAATAGAGATGAAGCACAAGAACTTTTAGGACAAGTACGTTCATTAGATCAATGGCGTCGTCATGATGGACCATCAAATTATGATCCAAATAATCAATCATCAATGTCATCAGCATATCCAAAATTCAGTCATGTTGCACAACAAATATTTCCACCg GGAGAATGCCTCGCTGTGCGGCCTAGTGGAACAGCAACTGGAGGCGTTAGTGCTTCAGTAGCTAGTGCCAGTCTATTGAAActtcaacagcaacaacaacaacaacagcagcaacagcaacaacagcagcagcatcaacaacaacagcaacagcaacaacagaaTGCAGTTCAATTGcaacagcatcaacaacaatcaAATGCCAATCCATCTCAGCCACCCTTTAACCAG gCATCGAGAACACCACAAAATCCACCAAGCACTCAACAACTTCGTATGCTTGTACAACAAATTCAACTGGCTGTTCAAGAAGGTTATcttaatcaacaaatattgaATCAACCATTGGCACCACCAACACTTATATTATTGAATCAATTGTTGCAACAAATTAAAGTTTTACAACAacttcatcaacaacattCAGTACAAAGTACACTTAAAGTTAATAGTCAAACTGTTTTACAAATAAGtgtacaaataacaaaaaccaAACAgcaaatttcaaatttacaaaatcaaattGCTATACAACAAGCTACATTTATgaaacagcaacaacaacaacagcaacaacagcagcaacaacaacatccaGCTCAATCACAGTCTGATTATTATAAACCATCAGTACATGATCCAATGTCAGTATTACAAAATAGTTTTAGTGATTTGGGAATGAATAAAGAACAACCATTGAGCCAACAAGGATCAAGACTCAATCAATGGAAATTACCATCACTTGATAAAGACATTGATATAACTGGTAATGAATTTTCACGTGCACCTGGTACAACAAGTAAACCACTACAAGCACCACATACACATGGTAGTCCAAATATGAATCCTCTATTAGGACAAGGTGATAGTACATGGTCAACAAGACTCGGTGATTCTGGTTGGCCTGATGCTGTTAATAATGATGCAACTGATGGAAAAGATTGGCAACCAGGTAGTGCAGCATTTAATGATCTTGTGCCTGAATTTGAACCAGGAAAACCATGGAAg atGAAGAGTATTGAAGATGATCCAAGTATAACACCTGGTTCTGTG GCACAAAATGTTGATACATCAATTCCTAGTCTTAGTAATTCTACATGGACTTTTAATCCACCTccaacagcaacaacaccaAGTGCATTTGGCAG ctCTAAAAATACATGGACAGATTctgcaccaccaccaacagCTGTAACATCAGAATTATGGGGTGTACCAATGAATAAAGCTCGTCAAGGACCACCACCTGGTCTTGTTGGTAAAGGAGTTAGTGGTGGTaatggtggaggtggtggtggtggcggtGGTGGTAATGCAAGTAATGGCTGGACTGGATTAGGTGGTGTTAGTCGATCATCAAGTTCATGGGGACTTCAATCAGGTGTTGGTAGTGTTGGCGGTGGTAATGGTGGTAATGGAGGAAATGGTGGATGGCTTGTTTCTGGTACTTggttgttattaaaaaatttaacaccaCAAATTGATGGatcaacattaaaaacattatgtATGCAACATGGTCCTGTTCAAGATTTTCGTTTGTACCTGAATCACGGAATTGCTCTTACAAAATACTCAACACGTGACGAAGCAAGcaag gCTCAAGGAGCTCTTAATAATTGTGTTCTTGGCAATACAACAATATTTGCTGAATCACCAGTTGACAATGAAGTACATACATTGTTACAACAGCTAAGCCAAGGTAGTGCACAGCATCAACAAGGTGGTGGATCTGGTGGTTCTGGATGGGGTATGAGACCAACAAATAAAGCTGGTCCACCATCTGATACATGGGGTGGCAGCTCAAGTCAATTGTGGGGTGCCTCACCAGTTACAAATTCTCTATGGAGTAATTCTGGTCTTGATGGTAGTGATACACAAAGAACTACACCAAGTTCTCTCAACTCGTACTTGCCCGGAGACCTTCTGGGAGGTGAGTCGATGTAG